The Couchioplanes caeruleus sequence GCGACGCTCGCGTCGAATCCCGCGGAGCAGACCCGCGCCGCCGCGGCCGCCGCGCTCGCCTCCGTCGGGCACCGCGACGCCATTGACCAGGTCATGGAGGCGCTGGTCAAGGACGAGTCAGCGGTGGTTCGGCTCGCCTGTGCGGCCACGCTGGGCCGGCTGCGCGCCCGGCAGGCGGTCGGCGTGCTCGCCGGGGCGCTGTCCGATCCGGCGGGTCCGGTCCGGGCCGGTGCGGCGCGCGCGCTCGGTGCGCTGGCCGACTCCCGTACGGTGGCCCCTCTGATCCGGGCGCTGGAGGTGGAGCACGACTACGACGCGCTCGCCGCGATCGCCTCGGCCCTGGGCCGGCTCCGCAACGCCGAGGCGGTGCCCGGCCTGGTCATGGCGCTGACGGAGACCTCGCTGAACGTACGGATGGACGCGTGCCGCGCGCTCGGCGAGATCCGGGACCCGGCCGCGATCCCGGCGCTGGCCCGCCGGCTGGCCGACCACGTCGGCGCGGTCCGGGGCGAGGCGCTGAAGGCGCTCGGCGAGATCGGGGACGCGAGCGCCACCCCGCATCTCATCGAGGCACTGTCCCACCCGGAGGCGCAGACCCGCGCGGTGGCGTCGACCGCCCTCGGCAAGATCGGCGATCCGCGCGGCGTGGATCCGCTGACGGGCGCCCTGGACGACGAGAACCCGTTCGTCCGCGGTGCCGCGGCCGCCGCGCTGGGCCGGTTGCCGGACCGCCGCATCGCCGCCCGTCTCAACGAGGTCGCGCGGCGCGATCCGAATTCCGCGGTGCGCTCCTCGGCGATCAGTTCGCTGGGCCGCGTCGGCGGGCCCCGCGATCTGCCGCTGCTCGAGCGGGTCATCCGCGACTCCGCGGAGTTTCCGTGGGCGCGCGCGGTGGCCGTCATGGCGTACGGCGCGCTCACCTCGGAGACGCCGATGTGGCTCGCGGCGACGGCCGACGACCTGAACGCGGCGATCCAGAATGGTGACACGGAGGCGCAGAAGCTCCGCGGCGCGATCATCTACTGCGTCGGACGGCACTGCAACCTCGAGTTGATCGGCTGGCTCGAATCGGTGGCACGGTCCGATCCGGAGTTCATGAACCGGACCTCCGCGACGTCGGCGCTGGTCCGCAATGGACGAGCCTCCGAGCGGTTCCTCACCGCGGTGCTCTCCGACGCCGAGCAGGCCGTCGCGGCGGGCCGCAAGCCGGGTGCGGCGATCCTGAGGATCGCCGCCACCGAGATCGTGCGGTCCTGCGCGGAGTCACGGACGAAGGACCCGGCGATGCTCGCGCGCCTGCTCGACATCGTGCTGTCCGCCGGCAAGGAATGCGAGGAGGTCATCTCCGGGGCCATCAAAAGCAACCGCAGCTCGGATTCGCGCGCCATGCTGCGGGTGCTCGAATACATCAGCGAGCGGCTCGCGGCGGCGTCCCGGGACGAGCTGAGCCGGGCGACCGTCGCGAGCGCCATCGAGTTCCACCGCCGGCAGATCGGGTTCGCGGACACGCTGGCGGGCCTGCGCGCCGACGCCGGCCTGCTCACCACGAAGTTCCAGGCGACCACCGAGAGCGGTCCGACGCGGCACGAGGGAGATCGGGTGAGCGACCGGCGCTGCGACCTGCTCGTCATCACGGTCAACGCCACGGAGACCGAGGTCGTGAAGAAGGCGCTGAGCGAGGTCTACGGGCCGCCGGCGCCCTACTACGCGAAGATCAACAGCTATTGGGGGTACGCCGCGGAGAACCACCCCTCCGTCGCGCACCTGCGGTGTGGCATGGGTGGAAGCGGGGTCCGCGGCGCATACGTCCAGGTCGGCGAGGCGGTGCGGGAGCTCCGGCCGGAGTCGGTCGTGGCGCTCGGCGTCGCCTGGGGCGCGGACCCCGAGGCGACGCCGCTGAGCACGGTACTGCTCAGCACGCAGGTGATCGACTTCGAGCGGCAGCGGGTCGGCACGGGCCCGGCCGGCGAGCGCGTGATCATCGCCCGGGGCGCCAAGGCGGAGGCGAGCCCGCGCCTGATGAACCGCTTCCTGGTGACCGACTACGACGGGACCGGCGTGACCATCGTCGAAGGCCCGCTGCTGTCCGGCGAGAAGCTCATCGACGACCCGGCCTTCAAGCGCGAGTTGATCGAGATGTTCCCGGACGCGGTCGGCGGCGAAATGGAAGGCGTCGGCATCCAATCCGTCTGCGACCGCGAGCGGGTGGACTGGATCGTGGTCAAGGGGGTCTGCGACTTCGCCGAGAACAAGGCCGAGGACAAGGCCCACCGGCAGACCGTCGCCGCCACCCGCTCGGCGGAGGCACTGTGCGCCGTACTGCGCCAGGGCGGGTTCTCCTAGCCGGAGTACAGCCAGGGTGGATTCTCCTAGCCGGAGCTCACATGCACAGCCCGCTGAGGATCTCCGCGATCGCCTCGGGCTTGTGCCGCAGGGTGGCCCGCCCGACCGACAGCTCGGCCCGCACCACGTCGGGATCGCCGGTGGCGAAGCCGCTGGGCCACACCCACAGCCCGGTCTCCTCGGCAAGCCGCCGCGCGTTCTCCCGGAACGTCTCGGCGGACGCCGCGAACAGCAGGTGCATCATCGGCGTGTGCGGCGGGTCCGGCACGACCCGCACCTCGGGTACGCCGGCGAGCGCGTCCCAGATCGCCCGGGCGTGCCGCATCCGGGCCGGCATCTCGGCGAGCCCCTCGTCCAGCAGCCGCAACGCCGACGCGGCGGCCGGCCACAGGGCGAACAGCGTGCCGCCCAGCCGGGCGCGCCACTCCCGGACCGCGGCGACGTCGGCCGCCGAGCCGGCGACGCAGCATCCCGGCAGCGCTCCGATGCCCTTGTAGAACGACACGTAGACGGTGTCGAAGAGGGCGGCGATCTCGGCGGGGGAGCGCTCGTACCCGGCGCTCGCCTCCCAGAGCCGGGCGCCGTCGAGGTGGACCGCCGCGCCCCGCTCGCGCGCCCACTGGGTCTGGCCCACGAGGTCGTCCCAGGCCGGCAGCGCGCCGCCGAGGTCCCGCTGGGGCAGCTCCAGGAGCAGGGCGGCCACCGGCTCGGCCACCTCCTCCAGGTCGCCGAGCGCGATCAGATGCTCCGGATCGCCGGTGCGGCGACCGATGAGCTGGTGCAACCGCTGATGGGCCTGGCCCTCGTGCTGGTCGAGGTGGCAGTACGGATGCCAGACGACGGTTCGCGAGAGTCGCCGGTCGGCGTGCACCCGCAGGGTGGCCGCCTGTGCCATGGTGCCGCTGGGCAGGAACACGGCCGCAGGCTTGCCGAGCAGCGCCGCGACGTGCCGCTCGAGCTCGGTGACGACGCCGCCCTCGCCGTACGTGTCGGGGTCGGTCTCGGGATCGATCGACGCGAGCAGCTCGCGGGGCCGGATCAGGCCGTTGCCGAGGAACGTGTCGGTGCAGGCGGCCCGCCGGGCCCGGATCTCCTCATCCACCGTGCCAGTCTTCCGTGTCCACCGGCCCGTGTCAGTCGGGATGGGGGATGCGGGGCCCTGATATGCAGGTGTTCATGCGATTGCGCCCGTACGCCGAAGAGGACCTCCGTCTCACGCAGCGGCTGGAATCCGACCCCCGGGTCGTCGGGCACCTCGGCGGTGCCGGCGACGGCGCGCATGCGGACCGGGTGCACCGGCGGCGGATCGCCGCGGTGGCCGACGGCGACCTGTTCTTCACGATCCTGATCGGTGACCCCGAGGAGCCGGCCGGGATCATCGCCGTCTGGCGTGCGGAGTTCGCCGGCGAGCAGGTCCATGAGCTCGGGGCCATGCTGCTCCCGGATCATCAGGCGCGCGGCGTCGCCGGGCGGGCGTTCGCGCTGCTGCTGCCGTACGTCCTCGACCGTGGCGTCCGGATGTTGCATGCGTTCCCGGCCGTGTCGAACAAGCCGTCCAACGCGATCCTGGACAAGCTCGGCTTCACCCGCGGCGAGGAATGCGACCTGGACTACGAGGGCCGCCCGCTGCGCTGCGCCCACTGGGTGCGCGAGCTGGTGCCGGACACGGCAGGAAGGGCTCCGGAGAGCCCTTCCTGATGTGGGCGGGGGCGTATCAGCAACGGATCCAGCTGAAGTTGAACAAGGTGTCGACGTCGCCCTCGCTGGACCTCATCGACATGGTGCTCTTGCCGGAGGACGAGCCGGCGTCGACCCGGAGCTCAGTGTTGATGTTGAGAACCTTCTGGTCCTGGCACGGGAGGTAGACCAGTGCGCCCGCCACGTCCTGGGTGTCCCAGTAGCCGCTCAGCGGTCCGTAGAAGGATTCCTCGGTGCGGTTGTTGGCCGAGGACCCCTGCCAGTAGTAGTTCGTCTTCTGCAGGCCGGTGGCGCCGGAGTTGAGCTTCAGCTTGCCCCGGTACTCCGCCTGGGCGATCGCGAACGTCCAGCCCGCAGGGACGGTCACGAGCACGCCGACCTGGCAGTTCTTGCGGCGGTCGGTCGCGGAGGCGTCGCCGCCGGCCGCGGCCTCGAAGTCGTAGTACCTGACCCGGAAACCGGTCTTGTCGTGGTTGCCGTACACCGCGGCCGTGCCGGGTGCGCAGCCGGAGCCGTTGGCCGCAATCACCTCGACGGTGACGTTGCCCTCCGGCACGCCCTGGACGGCCGTGTCCGCGGCTTGGGCGGGGGCGGATAAGGACAGCGCGAGAACCGTGCCGAGTACGGCGA is a genomic window containing:
- a CDS encoding HEAT repeat domain-containing protein, which codes for MPVLADLTADDNGPGATADVWGDTEFRRQLHKGVPRNYCRPHFLHSGDDDGSHTLPADIDALVEELTQHRPKTWIITGGPGSGKTSIAAAVAADLLDRDTVPVVLDARVWPTVDACAELRDVLLALRPDEIPAPLWKSRIKHKRCVVIIDGLNEIARQWGDTPAWRFVKSIVEGGHPFPVLATMRHFTDEPQESLTRPVNLLDLAPLTDAEVTRYLAAVGLDAGDLLRLRSQDDFEDLYSNPLLLSLLANLLGPQSNGSSDRFRRDGHRQGGQGAAGGTPPTAGGTPPSRGRLLLQTVQRARRHRRLSAGELEIERGGLQLESVMVAAASCAFGNPGSEGHFSRRDVERLLAQSRPGEPQSAAIVDAFLDTQMVVRVEDSMDRFRFAHPSFVDFGIALAYRNEELPSALMASEELVHCLGDWVGLTADPDESARRVLQRITDEEYEFDRSCLVDVVFANRGVLTTETLVLLWRAIGGALGSALRGRRWQQQSLIQALNQLPEWTIAEGIRLGVLDKFSGPLHAEIVEQMSQRTLDVRKLRQAQRRTRDERFASNALERREALALAQELGATGTERLAGLEILKARLPAADGDLAARIVQGIMRLGGLGELPVLVATLASNPAEQTRAAAAAALASVGHRDAIDQVMEALVKDESAVVRLACAATLGRLRARQAVGVLAGALSDPAGPVRAGAARALGALADSRTVAPLIRALEVEHDYDALAAIASALGRLRNAEAVPGLVMALTETSLNVRMDACRALGEIRDPAAIPALARRLADHVGAVRGEALKALGEIGDASATPHLIEALSHPEAQTRAVASTALGKIGDPRGVDPLTGALDDENPFVRGAAAAALGRLPDRRIAARLNEVARRDPNSAVRSSAISSLGRVGGPRDLPLLERVIRDSAEFPWARAVAVMAYGALTSETPMWLAATADDLNAAIQNGDTEAQKLRGAIIYCVGRHCNLELIGWLESVARSDPEFMNRTSATSALVRNGRASERFLTAVLSDAEQAVAAGRKPGAAILRIAATEIVRSCAESRTKDPAMLARLLDIVLSAGKECEEVISGAIKSNRSSDSRAMLRVLEYISERLAAASRDELSRATVASAIEFHRRQIGFADTLAGLRADAGLLTTKFQATTESGPTRHEGDRVSDRRCDLLVITVNATETEVVKKALSEVYGPPAPYYAKINSYWGYAAENHPSVAHLRCGMGGSGVRGAYVQVGEAVRELRPESVVALGVAWGADPEATPLSTVLLSTQVIDFERQRVGTGPAGERVIIARGAKAEASPRLMNRFLVTDYDGTGVTIVEGPLLSGEKLIDDPAFKRELIEMFPDAVGGEMEGVGIQSVCDRERVDWIVVKGVCDFAENKAEDKAHRQTVAATRSAEALCAVLRQGGFS
- a CDS encoding threonine aldolase family protein, with the protein product MDEEIRARRAACTDTFLGNGLIRPRELLASIDPETDPDTYGEGGVVTELERHVAALLGKPAAVFLPSGTMAQAATLRVHADRRLSRTVVWHPYCHLDQHEGQAHQRLHQLIGRRTGDPEHLIALGDLEEVAEPVAALLLELPQRDLGGALPAWDDLVGQTQWARERGAAVHLDGARLWEASAGYERSPAEIAALFDTVYVSFYKGIGALPGCCVAGSAADVAAVREWRARLGGTLFALWPAAASALRLLDEGLAEMPARMRHARAIWDALAGVPEVRVVPDPPHTPMMHLLFAASAETFRENARRLAEETGLWVWPSGFATGDPDVVRAELSVGRATLRHKPEAIAEILSGLCM
- a CDS encoding GNAT family N-acetyltransferase; translation: MRLRPYAEEDLRLTQRLESDPRVVGHLGGAGDGAHADRVHRRRIAAVADGDLFFTILIGDPEEPAGIIAVWRAEFAGEQVHELGAMLLPDHQARGVAGRAFALLLPYVLDRGVRMLHAFPAVSNKPSNAILDKLGFTRGEECDLDYEGRPLRCAHWVRELVPDTAGRAPESPS
- a CDS encoding DUF4360 domain-containing protein, whose product is MKERLVGGRRAVLAVLGTVLALSLSAPAQAADTAVQGVPEGNVTVEVIAANGSGCAPGTAAVYGNHDKTGFRVRYYDFEAAAGGDASATDRRKNCQVGVLVTVPAGWTFAIAQAEYRGKLKLNSGATGLQKTNYYWQGSSANNRTEESFYGPLSGYWDTQDVAGALVYLPCQDQKVLNINTELRVDAGSSSGKSTMSMRSSEGDVDTLFNFSWIRC